A stretch of DNA from Phycisphaerae bacterium:
GGCATGTCGCCCCGACCGGACCTCCGCGAGAAATTGCAAAAGGCCGTCGCCCTCATCGTCCGCACGCAGAATGACCGTGGCGGCTGGCGGTATCATCCGATCCGCGCCGACGCCGATCTGTCGGTCACGATCTGCCAGGTGATGGCCCTGCGCTCCGCGCGCAACGCCGGCATTGAAGTTCCCAAGAGCACGATCGACCGGGCGATTCAATATGTCCACGACAGCCAGAATCCCGACGGCGGCTTTCGCTATATGCTCGACTCGGCGGGCTCGATGTTCGCGCGCTCGGCGGCGGGCGTCGCCGCGCTGTACTACGCGGGGATTCACGACGACGCCTCCACGCGAAAGGGCCTCGTTTACCTCGAAAAGTTTCTGCCCGGCAAGACGCAGGAGCAGACGCACTACTATTACGGTCAGTACTACGCCGCCCAGGCGATGTTCATGGCCGGCGGCGAGCATTGGGCGCAGTGGTGGCCGGCGGTTCGCGACGAGCTGCTGGCTAAACAGTCGCCCGATGGGTACTGGCCCGGGGAGGCGGGCAGCGAGTACGGCACGGCCATGGCGCTGATTGTCCTGCAGATCCCGAAGCAGACGCTTCCGATTTTTCAGAAATAGGTGCGCTGGTGCGATCACGTGTTCTCGTCTTCTTTGCGTTGGCCGCCTCTGTAGCACAGGCGCCCTCAGCTCTGTTTGGAACACAACCCTCATCAACAGTGTCGGTCACACCGATCGGCAATTCACCCATCAACGGCCGCATCGTCTCCTGGGATTTCCCCGGCGATTTGTTCATCGCCATCGACGGCGGCAAGGATTCTCATTTTAACGCGACGGACGTCGATAACGTGCAGCCCCTGGCGGCCTGCACGGCCGCGATACCGCGCGGACCAAAGACCGCGAGCGCCCCGGTCGCGCCGGCGGATTGGATCGTGCGGTTGGCCGACTCCTCGCAGGTCCTCGGAAATATCTCCGGAGGCGATGACGAGCGCCTGCTGCTCCACAACGCCGATTTCGGCGAAATTGAGCTGCCCATCGAGCGAATCGATCGCCTTTGG
This window harbors:
- a CDS encoding prenyltransferase/squalene oxidase repeat-containing protein, which gives rise to MQKNSKGRIANSETRGGPSRVRGSISSFAIRYSLFAILLCPSALAQAPSTQPIDSREKASEQQLAINKGLAWLSKQQKPDGSWGSESQYGRHVGITSLGALAFVESGSVPGRGPYAKNVENALAFVLDSASEQSGLIAAETSYGPMYGHGFATLFLGEMYGMSPRPDLREKLQKAVALIVRTQNDRGGWRYHPIRADADLSVTICQVMALRSARNAGIEVPKSTIDRAIQYVHDSQNPDGGFRYMLDSAGSMFARSAAGVAALYYAGIHDDASTRKGLVYLEKFLPGKTQEQTHYYYGQYYAAQAMFMAGGEHWAQWWPAVRDELLAKQSPDGYWPGEAGSEYGTAMALIVLQIPKQTLPIFQK